From the genome of Pelobacter propionicus DSM 2379, one region includes:
- a CDS encoding MlaE family ABC transporter permease, which produces MNIIVVDRVLIRFFHGLQSYFSLGGGMLARIFRRPSYYREFVVQFDKLGFASLFICLLTGLFSGMVMALQALIQLKPFAATSYVGGMVAATMIKELGPVLASLMVAGRGGSAITAELGTMVVTEQVDAMRVEGTDIIQRLATPRLKAMLLAMPLLTVATDVISLVGGYVMSAGYGINPIMYVSGLSQFMVFQDLIEGLVKPLFFGLIIAVTGCYVGLNTRGGAEGVGAAAKQAVVLSSVTILVSDFFISKIFVAFR; this is translated from the coding sequence ATGAACATCATCGTCGTCGACAGGGTGCTGATCCGCTTCTTCCACGGATTGCAGAGCTATTTCAGCCTGGGAGGGGGGATGCTGGCACGCATCTTCCGGCGCCCCTCCTACTACCGTGAATTCGTGGTGCAGTTCGACAAACTGGGCTTCGCCTCCCTGTTCATCTGCCTTTTGACCGGCCTTTTCTCCGGCATGGTCATGGCGCTGCAGGCCCTGATCCAGCTCAAACCGTTCGCCGCCACCAGCTATGTGGGCGGCATGGTTGCGGCCACCATGATCAAGGAACTGGGGCCGGTGCTGGCATCGCTGATGGTGGCCGGCAGGGGCGGGTCGGCCATCACCGCCGAACTGGGTACCATGGTTGTCACCGAACAGGTGGATGCCATGCGGGTGGAGGGGACCGACATCATCCAGCGCCTGGCAACCCCGCGCCTGAAGGCCATGCTGCTGGCCATGCCGCTTTTGACGGTGGCCACGGATGTTATCTCGCTGGTGGGGGGATACGTCATGTCGGCCGGGTACGGCATCAACCCGATCATGTACGTGAGCGGCCTCTCCCAGTTCATGGTCTTCCAGGACCTGATCGAGGGGCTGGTCAAACCGCTCTTCTTCGGGCTGATCATCGCCGTCACCGGCTGCTATGTCGGCCTGAACACCCGCGGCGGCGCCGAGGGTGTGGGGGCGGCGGCCAAGCAGGCGGTGGTGCTCTCATCGGTCACCATCCTGGTGTCAGACTTCTTCATCTCCAAGATCTTCGTGGCGTTCAGGTAA
- a CDS encoding Uma2 family endonuclease, translating into MTLPAEEKTQRFSWNEYKQWPEEERWQLIDGQAFRMSAAPNIRHQRVTGNLYAVIREKLKGRSCISFIAPTDVVFDDYNIVQPDVLVVCDNNRITDANIQGAPDLVMEVLSPSSTFMDRKLKLELYERFGVPEYLLVDPMGDLVERYRLVEGRYGRADVFPWHGELPLVSLPGVQLNLCEIFERDLAELNVVREGPKGYS; encoded by the coding sequence ATGACCCTTCCCGCGGAGGAAAAAACGCAGCGCTTTTCGTGGAACGAGTACAAGCAGTGGCCGGAGGAGGAGCGCTGGCAGCTCATTGACGGTCAGGCTTTCCGCATGTCGGCAGCCCCGAACATCAGGCACCAGAGGGTGACCGGCAACCTGTATGCTGTGATTCGGGAGAAGTTGAAAGGCAGATCATGCATCTCTTTCATCGCCCCCACCGATGTGGTTTTTGACGACTACAACATCGTTCAGCCCGATGTGCTGGTGGTCTGCGACAACAACAGGATCACCGACGCCAACATCCAGGGCGCGCCGGACCTGGTCATGGAGGTACTCTCCCCTTCCAGCACCTTCATGGACAGGAAGCTGAAGCTGGAGCTGTACGAGCGTTTCGGTGTTCCGGAATATCTGCTGGTTGACCCGATGGGCGATCTGGTGGAGCGTTACCGCCTGGTGGAGGGGAGGTACGGCCGGGCGGATGTTTTCCCGTGGCACGGGGAACTACCGCTTGTATCCCTGCCAGGGGTACAGCTCAACCTGTGCGAGATATTCGAGCGGGATCTGGCGGAACTGAACGTGGTGAGGGAGGGGCCTAAGGGGTATAGCTGA
- a CDS encoding MlaD family protein: protein MERSNRIGWAQVRAGVFIFLALLFIAGGVLLMGQKTKMFTPKGKLKVMMEDVAGLKDGAPVWLAGVDVGVVTAVEFVDPERSNEVTIFIEAEHEALRKIGPDSRITIKTRGLMGEKYVDIIPSRFYSTTPPQILRGAPTAKLDDVVQKAGTTFDRVNTIVDSITQGKGTLGKLANDPALYSNIVKLTSELSELTITINRGQGTLGRLNRDPEPYNRLVSILNRADQTLQDIQKSEGTLNKLIHDETLYAKLVLLADTSVQAAGDVRELNRKLTSPEGTIGMLVSDRELYDRGLSLINRADSSIKTIEEITGRINNGSGTLGKTINEKELYERVNRMVDSVELLIKDIKQNPGRYVKFSLF, encoded by the coding sequence ATGGAACGAAGCAACAGAATAGGCTGGGCACAGGTGCGCGCCGGCGTCTTCATCTTCCTGGCGCTGCTGTTCATCGCAGGCGGCGTGCTGCTGATGGGGCAGAAGACCAAGATGTTCACCCCCAAGGGAAAGCTCAAGGTAATGATGGAGGACGTGGCCGGACTCAAGGACGGTGCGCCGGTCTGGCTGGCCGGGGTGGATGTGGGGGTTGTGACGGCGGTGGAGTTCGTCGACCCGGAACGTTCCAACGAGGTGACCATCTTCATCGAGGCCGAACACGAGGCACTGCGCAAGATCGGCCCCGACTCCAGGATCACCATCAAGACCCGGGGCCTGATGGGGGAGAAGTATGTTGACATCATCCCTTCCCGCTTCTACTCCACCACCCCGCCGCAAATCTTGCGCGGCGCCCCCACGGCAAAGCTGGACGACGTGGTGCAGAAGGCGGGAACCACCTTCGACCGGGTGAACACGATCGTGGACAGCATCACCCAGGGCAAGGGAACCTTGGGCAAACTGGCCAACGACCCGGCCCTGTACTCCAACATCGTCAAGCTGACCAGCGAACTGAGCGAGCTGACCATCACCATCAACCGGGGCCAGGGAACCCTGGGCAGACTCAACCGAGACCCTGAACCGTACAACCGTCTGGTCAGCATCCTGAACCGCGCCGACCAGACCCTGCAGGACATCCAGAAATCCGAGGGGACCCTGAACAAGCTGATCCACGATGAAACCCTCTACGCCAAGCTGGTGCTCTTGGCCGACACCAGCGTGCAGGCCGCCGGCGACGTGCGCGAACTGAACCGCAAGCTCACCTCCCCGGAGGGGACCATCGGCATGCTGGTCAGCGATCGCGAGCTGTACGACAGGGGACTCTCCCTGATCAACCGCGCCGACAGCTCGATCAAGACCATCGAGGAGATCACCGGCCGCATCAACAACGGCAGCGGCACACTGGGCAAGACCATCAACGAGAAGGAACTCTACGAGCGGGTCAACCGCATGGTGGATTCCGTGGAGCTGCTGATTAAAGACATCAAGCAGAACCCGGGCCGCTATGTGAAATTCTCGCTCTTCTAA
- the lon gene encoding endopeptidase La, with translation MPYTDMELPEKLPVFLQKEIVPFPYMIFPLFVDERDMLTFSMASTQENLVAVVLRNGDATGNGQTLDYRSIGTLCRITKITKIGDTKFKVTMEGLNRLRILELDTSGTVPQAHCELVREFVEKGMVSDALVQSLNALLKISLSHGKPLPDDVMKMIDYIDNPARLSDLVALYVNLPLEGLQELLETTDPLERLKKVYVYLTNEVQRLQVKSEINTEVNRKVGKNQKEYILREQMKHIQDELGEEDARTADMNDLRKRIEEAGLPEDVHKIAVKELKRLERINQASPEYTVSRTYLDYLAGMPWNSSTIDSLDIIRAEEILNEDHYDLKKIKERILEFLAVRSLKDDMKGPVLCFVGPPGVGKTSLGKSIARSLGRKFVRISLGGMRDEAEIRGHRRTYIGALPGRIIKEIFRCGSNNPVFMLDEIDKLGQDFRGDPASALLEVLDPEQNFSFQDHYLDVPFDLSKVMFITTANQLDPIPGPLKDRMEVIRLAGYSTEEKLHIARNFIVRREIEENGLKEMQPEFLDNAIVKIVSDYTREAGVRNMQRTIATICRKVAKEITQKKPLRTPITPEVVAELLGPRKFHNEVAAENDRIGVVTGMAWTESGGDILFVEVTSMPGKAELILTGSLGDVMKESARAALSYIEAHAVDFGIEPSAFENRGIHVHVPSGAIPKDGPSAGVTIVTALVSLLTGKPARRDVAMTGEITLTGRVLAIGGLKEKVLAAHRAGVRKIVAPERNRDDLEDIPDNVRNDLEFIFINEAREALEAAL, from the coding sequence ATGCCCTACACCGACATGGAACTACCCGAAAAGCTCCCCGTTTTCCTGCAGAAAGAAATCGTCCCCTTCCCCTACATGATCTTCCCGCTCTTCGTGGACGAGCGTGACATGCTGACCTTCTCCATGGCCAGCACCCAGGAGAACCTGGTGGCGGTCGTCCTGCGCAACGGCGATGCCACAGGCAACGGCCAGACACTCGATTACCGTTCCATCGGCACCCTCTGCCGGATCACCAAGATCACCAAGATCGGCGACACCAAGTTCAAGGTAACCATGGAGGGGCTGAACAGGCTGCGGATCCTGGAACTGGACACCTCCGGGACGGTTCCCCAGGCCCACTGCGAATTGGTGCGGGAATTCGTCGAAAAGGGCATGGTCTCCGACGCCCTGGTGCAAAGCCTGAACGCCCTCTTGAAGATCTCCCTCTCCCACGGCAAGCCGCTGCCCGACGACGTGATGAAGATGATCGATTACATCGACAACCCGGCCCGCCTCTCGGACCTGGTGGCACTGTACGTCAACCTGCCGCTGGAGGGGCTCCAGGAGCTGCTGGAAACCACCGATCCCCTGGAGCGACTCAAGAAGGTCTACGTCTACCTGACCAACGAGGTCCAGCGCCTGCAGGTCAAGAGCGAGATCAACACCGAGGTCAACCGCAAGGTCGGCAAGAACCAGAAGGAATACATCCTGCGCGAGCAGATGAAGCATATCCAGGACGAACTGGGCGAGGAGGATGCCCGCACCGCGGATATGAACGACCTACGCAAACGCATCGAAGAGGCCGGCCTTCCCGAGGATGTGCACAAGATAGCCGTCAAGGAGCTGAAACGGCTGGAGCGCATCAACCAGGCCTCCCCCGAGTACACCGTGTCGCGCACCTACCTGGACTACCTGGCCGGCATGCCCTGGAACAGCTCCACCATTGACAGTCTGGACATCATCAGGGCCGAGGAGATCCTCAACGAGGACCACTACGACCTGAAGAAGATCAAGGAGCGCATCCTGGAGTTCCTGGCGGTACGCTCGCTGAAGGACGACATGAAGGGGCCGGTGCTCTGCTTCGTCGGCCCGCCGGGCGTGGGCAAGACCAGCCTGGGCAAGTCCATCGCCCGCTCCCTGGGCAGAAAGTTCGTGCGCATCTCCCTGGGCGGCATGCGGGACGAGGCCGAGATCCGCGGCCACCGCCGCACCTACATCGGCGCGCTCCCCGGCCGGATCATCAAGGAGATCTTCCGCTGCGGCAGCAACAACCCGGTGTTCATGCTGGACGAGATCGACAAGCTGGGCCAGGACTTCCGCGGCGACCCGGCCTCGGCGCTCCTTGAGGTGCTGGACCCGGAGCAGAACTTCTCTTTCCAGGACCACTACCTGGACGTCCCCTTCGACCTGTCCAAGGTCATGTTCATCACCACCGCCAACCAGCTGGACCCGATCCCCGGCCCGCTCAAGGACAGGATGGAAGTCATCCGCCTGGCCGGGTACAGCACCGAGGAGAAGCTGCACATCGCCCGCAACTTCATCGTCAGGCGCGAGATCGAAGAGAACGGGCTGAAGGAGATGCAGCCAGAGTTCCTGGACAACGCCATCGTCAAGATCGTCTCCGACTACACCAGGGAGGCGGGAGTGCGCAACATGCAGCGCACCATCGCCACCATCTGCCGCAAGGTGGCCAAGGAGATCACCCAGAAGAAGCCGCTGCGCACCCCCATAACCCCCGAGGTGGTGGCGGAACTGCTGGGGCCGCGCAAGTTCCACAATGAAGTGGCTGCCGAGAACGACCGCATCGGCGTGGTCACCGGCATGGCCTGGACCGAGTCCGGCGGCGACATCCTCTTTGTGGAGGTCACCAGCATGCCGGGCAAGGCGGAGCTGATCCTGACCGGCTCCCTGGGAGACGTGATGAAGGAGTCTGCCCGGGCGGCCCTCTCCTACATCGAGGCCCATGCGGTCGATTTCGGCATCGAGCCATCCGCCTTCGAGAACCGGGGCATCCACGTCCATGTCCCCTCCGGTGCCATCCCCAAGGACGGCCCCTCTGCCGGGGTGACCATCGTCACGGCACTGGTGTCGCTTTTGACCGGAAAGCCGGCCAGGCGCGACGTGGCCATGACCGGCGAGATCACCCTCACCGGCCGTGTCCTGGCCATCGGCGGGTTGAAGGAGAAGGTGCTGGCGGCCCACCGGGCCGGGGTCAGGAAGATCGTGGCGCCGGAGCGCAACCGCGACGACCTGGAAGACATCCCGGACAACGTGCGCAACGATCTGGAATTCATCTTCATCAACGAGGCGCGCGAGGCACTGGAAGCCGCGCTCTGA
- a CDS encoding EVE domain-containing protein — protein MNYWLFKTEPGCFSFDNLKNRPNMTEPWDGVRNFQARNYLRDTVKVGDLVLFYHSNIPQPAIVGLATVVREGYPDTTALDPEGEHFDPKSSPANPIWYMVDVRYLKEMTRQVSLEQIKANPLLEAMPLVNRSRLSIQPVTPEQGEIILAMGGTSLP, from the coding sequence ATGAACTACTGGCTGTTTAAAACCGAACCGGGCTGTTTTTCGTTCGACAACCTGAAAAACCGCCCGAACATGACCGAGCCCTGGGACGGGGTGCGCAACTTCCAGGCCCGCAACTACCTGCGCGACACCGTCAAAGTCGGCGACCTGGTGTTGTTCTACCACAGCAATATCCCGCAACCGGCCATCGTGGGTCTGGCCACCGTGGTGCGGGAGGGATACCCGGACACAACCGCCCTGGACCCCGAGGGAGAGCACTTCGACCCCAAATCATCTCCAGCCAATCCCATCTGGTACATGGTGGATGTCCGCTATCTCAAGGAGATGACGCGGCAGGTCAGCCTGGAGCAGATAAAGGCCAATCCGCTCCTGGAGGCCATGCCGCTGGTCAACAGGAGCCGCCTCTCCATCCAGCCGGTGACGCCGGAGCAGGGGGAGATCATCCTGGCCATGGGGGGAACCTCACTCCCATGA
- a CDS encoding SAM-dependent methyltransferase → MDIPRIFTITESAHRIHNPFTSEKLATLGEALRLETGTQVLDLGSGSGEMLCTWARDYGIIGTGIDMSPLFTEQAKLRAEELGVAHQVRFIHDDAAGYVSDDKVGVAACVGATWIGGGVAGTIELLARSLESGGIILIGEPYWRQVPPTEEVARGCLATSISDFLTLPELIASFGRLGCDVVEMVLADQDGWDRYEAAKWLTMRRWLAANPGDELFSEVRAQLTSEPVRHATYTREYLGWGVFALMSR, encoded by the coding sequence ATGGACATCCCACGGATCTTTACCATCACCGAAAGCGCTCACCGCATCCATAACCCGTTCACATCCGAAAAGCTCGCCACCCTCGGCGAGGCGCTGCGTCTGGAAACAGGGACCCAGGTGCTCGACCTCGGCAGCGGTTCGGGGGAGATGCTCTGCACCTGGGCGCGCGATTACGGCATCATCGGCACCGGCATCGACATGAGCCCGTTGTTCACCGAGCAGGCGAAGCTCCGCGCTGAAGAACTCGGCGTTGCCCATCAGGTCAGGTTCATCCATGATGATGCCGCAGGCTACGTCTCGGACGACAAGGTCGGTGTGGCAGCCTGTGTCGGCGCCACCTGGATCGGCGGGGGAGTCGCCGGAACCATCGAGCTTCTGGCGCGGAGCCTGGAGAGCGGAGGGATCATCCTCATCGGCGAGCCCTACTGGCGGCAGGTACCGCCGACGGAAGAGGTTGCCAGGGGGTGCCTCGCCACCTCGATCTCCGACTTTCTCACGCTGCCGGAACTTATCGCGTCCTTCGGACGCCTCGGCTGCGACGTGGTTGAAATGGTTCTGGCCGACCAGGACGGCTGGGACAGATACGAAGCGGCCAAATGGCTCACCATGCGCCGATGGCTTGCAGCCAATCCCGGCGACGAATTGTTCAGTGAGGTTCGAGCCCAATTGACCTCGGAACCCGTGCGCCATGCCACTTACACGAGAGAATACCTGGGCTGGGGTGTATTCGCGCTGATGTCGCGCTGA
- a CDS encoding ABC transporter ATP-binding protein, translated as MSCADSIRMEKLCYSVGGRTILEDFDFRLERGVNRTILGISGAGKTTILKLLLGLLKPTAGRVFIGDQCITGLPESSYMELRKCIAIVFQGGALFDSMTVGENVGYRLLEEGRLSMAEIERVVVEKLSFVGVEQALNLYPAELSGGMKKRVAIARALAADPEYIFFDEPTTGLDPIGVYNIRNLMQRLQAEGKTTLMVTHDLATAFATSDRFTFLHQARMLFEGSEAEIRACDIAEVREFLEPTEQSLFA; from the coding sequence ATGAGCTGCGCCGACTCCATCCGCATGGAAAAGCTCTGCTACTCCGTGGGGGGACGCACGATCCTGGAGGATTTCGACTTCCGGCTGGAACGGGGGGTCAACCGCACCATCCTGGGGATCAGCGGCGCCGGCAAGACCACCATCCTCAAACTGCTGTTGGGGCTTCTGAAGCCCACCGCGGGCAGGGTCTTCATCGGCGATCAGTGCATCACCGGCCTCCCCGAATCAAGCTACATGGAGCTGCGCAAATGCATCGCCATCGTCTTCCAGGGGGGCGCGCTGTTCGATTCCATGACCGTGGGGGAGAACGTGGGCTACCGCCTGCTGGAGGAGGGACGCCTGAGCATGGCGGAGATCGAGCGGGTCGTGGTGGAAAAGCTCAGCTTCGTGGGAGTGGAGCAGGCCCTGAACCTGTATCCGGCGGAACTCTCCGGCGGCATGAAGAAGCGGGTGGCCATCGCCCGGGCCCTGGCCGCCGACCCGGAATACATCTTCTTCGACGAGCCGACCACCGGGCTGGACCCCATCGGGGTCTACAACATCCGCAACCTGATGCAGCGCTTGCAGGCCGAGGGCAAGACCACCCTGATGGTCACCCACGACCTGGCCACCGCCTTCGCCACCTCGGACCGCTTCACCTTCCTGCACCAGGCGCGCATGCTGTTCGAGGGGAGCGAGGCCGAGATACGGGCCTGCGACATCGCGGAGGTGCGGGAATTCCTGGAGCCCACCGAGCAGTCGCTGTTCGCATGA
- a CDS encoding HAD hydrolase-like protein, with the protein MTITTILFDLDGTLTDPKAGITGCIRFSLERLGLTPPHEDHLTWCIGPPLRDSFSRLMNTSDDALLDQALALYRERYSHTGMYENELYPESIPALEKARDAGLRIFLATAKPRVFAVPILDHFDLTQFFHGVHGSELDGRFTNKGELIAHILHTENLDPRTTLMVGDRCHDILGGRGNGILTAAVTYGYGSREEIEEAAPDMVFDALPELTAFLESRALP; encoded by the coding sequence ATGACCATCACCACCATCCTCTTCGACCTCGACGGAACACTCACCGACCCGAAGGCCGGGATAACCGGCTGCATCCGGTTTTCCCTGGAAAGGCTCGGCCTGACCCCGCCGCACGAAGACCATCTCACCTGGTGCATCGGCCCGCCCCTCAGGGACTCCTTCTCGCGCCTGATGAACACCAGCGACGACGCGCTCCTTGACCAGGCCCTGGCCCTTTACCGGGAACGTTACTCTCACACCGGCATGTATGAGAACGAACTCTACCCGGAGAGCATCCCCGCCCTGGAGAAAGCCAGGGACGCGGGACTGCGCATCTTTCTGGCCACAGCCAAACCCAGGGTCTTCGCCGTGCCGATTCTCGACCACTTCGACCTCACCCAATTCTTCCATGGCGTGCACGGCAGCGAACTGGACGGCCGCTTCACAAACAAGGGGGAATTGATCGCCCATATCCTCCACACCGAGAATCTAGACCCGAGAACGACGCTGATGGTCGGCGACCGCTGCCACGACATATTGGGCGGCAGGGGTAATGGTATACTGACGGCAGCGGTCACCTACGGCTATGGCAGCCGCGAAGAGATCGAGGAAGCGGCACCGGACATGGTCTTCGACGCGCTCCCGGAACTGACCGCGTTCCTGGAATCAAGGGCGCTGCCGTAA
- a CDS encoding cupin domain-containing protein, translated as MSPHNSHHDAPFWIETLALTRHPEGGWFRETYRSAETIPAPALPERFGGARCFATAILFLLQRGEISALHRIQSDEIWHFHEGAALWVHMITPEGEQRRILLGRDAEKGELFQAVVPAGCWFGAETLGDFSLVGCTVAPGFDFADFQMADRQELSGRYPRHTALIQRLTR; from the coding sequence ATGAGCCCACACAATTCACACCATGACGCCCCGTTCTGGATCGAAACCCTCGCTCTTACCCGCCACCCGGAAGGGGGCTGGTTCCGGGAGACCTACCGCTCGGCCGAAACCATCCCCGCCCCTGCCCTGCCGGAGCGCTTCGGGGGGGCACGCTGCTTCGCCACCGCCATTCTGTTCCTGCTGCAGCGGGGGGAGATATCGGCCCTGCACCGCATCCAGTCCGACGAGATCTGGCATTTCCATGAGGGAGCCGCGCTCTGGGTGCACATGATCACCCCCGAGGGGGAACAACGCCGGATTCTGCTCGGCCGCGATGCGGAAAAGGGGGAGCTTTTCCAGGCCGTTGTCCCGGCAGGTTGCTGGTTCGGCGCAGAGACCCTGGGCGACTTCTCCCTGGTGGGATGCACCGTGGCGCCCGGATTTGACTTCGCCGACTTCCAGATGGCCGATCGGCAGGAGCTGTCAGGCCGCTATCCCCGGCACACGGCGCTGATCCAGCGGCTGACCAGATAG